The Streptomyces nitrosporeus genome includes a window with the following:
- a CDS encoding glycosyltransferase family 4 protein: MSTSANRGKAAERPRLAVIVANGITGDSRVQKTALAAARAGWDVTLVGRSTGKNREHSWFGPVKVIRVPVGNHYTRRVAASAKAGSPRAKITQWGVKDKKGLEQLRAAHKAWVREQSARVGWMGDSAVAGVPAAGRKAWIKARRGAHQLRVRAYRWEEGQKARSRERNKAANGDWRHDWPGLVDLDLAFGPVIEELKPDVIHANDVTMINTGALAAARLRAAGRKCAWLYDAHEYVAGVEWRLPVMDSAFPAVEREFIGKADAVVTVSPEIAEIIRSDHKLPKTPLVVRNTPIRGVIGENAGRVSVREACGLGDDVPLLVYSGWIASERGLGTAVEGLAQLPDYHLAVVAGFKSDELTRLLEQATQLEVRDRIHVVPYVAQHEVADYLSTADLGLICSKRTINYELSLPTKTAEYLHAGLPIIASDVQTLSAYVREHGVGEVFVSGDAESFVEAVTRGVANRAAMKERISDEVLTELSWEHQCEGLMRLYTEISGKTPPGPVPDAPWDAKERPASDDRAEPPALLMGEWTPLGQTPVRLGLGPANFAGQLAAFASAVCRERADVSAEVVKHRTSRSSQDYAADVYVDGRMLKKLDGQLEQVQRVLPRYTHLLADAFRPVFGSLNGDSIEGDLPALRKAGIKVALLAHGSEVRHPLRHMERNPYSLFHDAPEGYAEKLLAEAERNRRIAEESGLPVFVTTPDLLVDLPMATWAPLVVDVDAWACDQPVMERKRPVVLHAPSARWTKGTDRVLPLLEDLDRRKVIELKLAEKLSWSRIRSLVQEADIVIDQFAVGMYGTFAVESMAAGKPVIAYLDSASVELAGVNPPIIDVAPDGLGEALERLLDDRHAAARIGIDSVEYVRTQHDGTATAAALASFLDS; this comes from the coding sequence ATGAGCACGTCCGCCAACCGGGGCAAAGCGGCCGAGCGGCCGAGGCTTGCCGTGATCGTGGCCAACGGAATCACCGGCGACTCCCGGGTGCAGAAGACGGCCCTCGCGGCGGCCCGGGCGGGCTGGGACGTCACGCTCGTGGGACGCAGCACCGGCAAGAACCGGGAGCACTCCTGGTTCGGCCCGGTCAAGGTGATCCGGGTCCCCGTGGGTAACCACTACACCCGTCGTGTCGCCGCGAGCGCCAAGGCGGGAAGCCCCCGGGCCAAGATCACCCAGTGGGGGGTCAAGGACAAGAAGGGGCTGGAGCAGCTCCGTGCCGCCCACAAGGCGTGGGTGCGGGAGCAGAGCGCCCGCGTCGGGTGGATGGGCGACTCCGCGGTCGCGGGGGTGCCGGCGGCGGGCCGCAAGGCGTGGATCAAGGCCCGGCGCGGCGCGCACCAGCTGAGGGTGCGTGCCTACCGCTGGGAGGAGGGGCAGAAGGCCCGCAGCAGGGAGAGGAACAAGGCGGCGAACGGCGACTGGCGGCACGACTGGCCCGGCCTGGTCGACCTCGACCTGGCCTTCGGCCCGGTGATCGAGGAGCTGAAGCCGGACGTCATCCATGCCAATGACGTCACCATGATCAACACCGGGGCGCTGGCGGCGGCCCGGCTCAGGGCCGCCGGACGCAAGTGCGCCTGGCTCTACGACGCCCACGAGTACGTCGCGGGCGTCGAGTGGCGGCTGCCCGTCATGGATTCCGCGTTCCCGGCGGTGGAGCGGGAGTTCATCGGCAAGGCAGACGCCGTGGTGACGGTCTCCCCGGAGATCGCGGAGATCATCCGGTCCGACCACAAGCTGCCGAAGACCCCGCTCGTCGTCCGCAACACCCCGATCCGCGGTGTGATCGGCGAGAACGCGGGCCGGGTGTCGGTCCGTGAGGCGTGCGGACTGGGCGATGACGTCCCGCTGCTCGTCTACTCGGGCTGGATCGCGTCCGAGCGCGGCCTGGGGACCGCCGTGGAAGGGCTCGCGCAGCTGCCCGACTACCACCTCGCCGTCGTGGCCGGTTTCAAGAGCGACGAGCTGACCAGGCTGCTGGAGCAGGCGACGCAGCTGGAGGTCCGTGACCGGATCCACGTGGTGCCCTACGTCGCGCAGCACGAGGTGGCCGATTACCTCTCCACCGCCGACCTGGGCCTCATCTGCTCGAAGCGGACGATCAACTACGAGCTGTCCCTGCCCACCAAGACCGCCGAGTACCTGCACGCCGGCCTCCCGATCATCGCCAGCGACGTGCAGACGCTCAGCGCCTACGTGCGTGAGCACGGCGTCGGCGAGGTGTTCGTGTCCGGCGACGCGGAGTCCTTCGTCGAGGCCGTCACCCGGGGGGTGGCCAACCGGGCCGCGATGAAGGAGCGCATCAGCGACGAGGTCCTGACGGAGCTCTCCTGGGAGCACCAGTGCGAAGGGCTGATGCGGCTCTACACGGAGATCTCCGGAAAGACGCCGCCGGGCCCCGTGCCCGACGCCCCGTGGGACGCGAAGGAGCGCCCCGCGTCCGACGACCGGGCGGAGCCCCCGGCCCTCCTGATGGGGGAGTGGACACCGCTCGGCCAGACCCCGGTCCGGCTGGGGCTCGGTCCCGCCAACTTCGCGGGCCAGCTGGCCGCCTTCGCCAGCGCCGTCTGCCGGGAACGCGCCGACGTCTCCGCGGAGGTGGTCAAGCACCGCACCTCACGGTCGTCGCAGGACTACGCCGCGGACGTGTACGTCGACGGGCGGATGCTCAAGAAGCTCGACGGCCAGCTGGAACAGGTCCAGCGCGTGCTGCCGCGCTACACGCACCTGCTCGCCGACGCGTTCCGGCCGGTGTTCGGCAGCCTCAACGGCGACAGCATCGAAGGCGACCTCCCCGCACTGCGGAAGGCGGGCATCAAGGTGGCCCTTCTCGCGCACGGGAGCGAGGTCAGGCACCCGCTGCGCCACATGGAGCGCAACCCGTACTCCCTCTTCCACGACGCCCCGGAGGGGTACGCAGAGAAGCTGCTGGCCGAGGCGGAGCGCAACCGGCGCATCGCGGAGGAGAGCGGTCTGCCGGTCTTCGTCACCACCCCCGACCTGCTCGTCGACCTCCCCATGGCGACCTGGGCGCCCCTGGTCGTGGACGTGGACGCCTGGGCGTGCGACCAGCCGGTCATGGAGCGCAAGCGCCCCGTCGTGCTGCACGCCCCGTCCGCCCGCTGGACGAAGGGGACGGACCGTGTCCTGCCGCTGCTGGAGGACCTCGACCGGCGCAAGGTGATCGAGCTCAAGCTGGCGGAGAAGCTCTCCTGGTCCAGGATCCGCAGCCTGGTGCAGGAGGCGGACATCGTCATCGACCAGTTCGCCGTCGGGATGTACGGCACCTTCGCCGTCGAGAGCATGGCGGCGGGCAAGCCGGTCATCGCGTATCTCGACAGTGCGTCCGTCGAGCTGGCCGGCGTCAATCCGCCGATCATCGACGTCGCACCGGACGGGCTCGGGGAGGCCCTGGAGCGCCTGCTGGACGACCGTCACGCGGCGGCCCGGATCGGTATCGACTCCGTGGAGTACGTACGGACGCAGCACGACGGGACGGCGACGGCCGCCGCTCTGGCGTCCTTCCTCGACTCCTGA
- the wecB gene encoding non-hydrolyzing UDP-N-acetylglucosamine 2-epimerase, with protein sequence MKVLSVVGARPQLVKLAPIAAAFAGTPHQHVIVHTGQHYDADLSDVFFDGLGIPAPDVHLGVGSGSHGVQTGAVLAAMDKVLEEERPDWVLVYGDTNSTVAGALSAVKMHLPVAHLEAGLRSFNRRMPEEHNRVLTDHCADLLLAPTEEAMRHLANEGLAERSRLAGDVMVDICLRIRDAVAAGEHPAPALPPGIDAGAPFLLATLHRPDNTDDPERLSAILASLAGLPVPVALLAHPRLVARAKEHGIELEQGSVHVGRPLPYAGLIAAVMASAGVVTDSGGLQKETFLLGRACTTVRPETEWVETLEGGWNVLVPDPHRLPAAEWSALATRPAPQAPRGTPYGEGTAAVRVVELLEQGLRG encoded by the coding sequence GTGAAGGTTCTCAGCGTCGTCGGGGCCCGCCCCCAACTCGTGAAGCTCGCCCCCATCGCCGCAGCCTTCGCCGGCACCCCGCATCAGCACGTCATCGTGCACACCGGCCAGCACTACGACGCCGATCTGTCCGACGTGTTCTTCGACGGTCTCGGCATCCCTGCCCCCGACGTCCACCTCGGAGTGGGTTCGGGCAGTCACGGTGTGCAGACCGGAGCGGTGCTCGCCGCCATGGACAAGGTCCTGGAGGAGGAGCGGCCCGACTGGGTCCTCGTGTACGGCGACACCAACTCCACGGTGGCCGGCGCCCTGTCCGCGGTGAAGATGCACCTCCCCGTCGCGCATCTGGAGGCGGGCCTGCGGTCGTTCAACCGGCGGATGCCCGAGGAGCACAACCGCGTCCTCACCGACCACTGCGCCGATCTGCTGCTGGCTCCGACCGAGGAGGCCATGCGCCACCTGGCGAACGAGGGGCTCGCGGAGCGCTCACGGCTCGCCGGGGACGTGATGGTCGACATCTGCCTGCGTATCCGGGACGCGGTGGCCGCCGGGGAGCACCCCGCCCCGGCACTGCCCCCGGGCATCGACGCCGGCGCGCCGTTCCTGCTGGCCACTCTGCACCGGCCGGACAACACGGACGACCCCGAGCGCCTGTCGGCGATCCTGGCTTCGCTGGCCGGGCTGCCGGTGCCCGTCGCGCTGCTCGCGCACCCGCGTCTGGTCGCCCGCGCCAAGGAGCACGGCATCGAACTGGAGCAGGGCTCGGTCCACGTCGGCAGGCCCCTCCCGTACGCCGGCCTGATCGCCGCCGTCATGGCGTCGGCCGGCGTGGTGACCGACTCCGGGGGCCTGCAGAAGGAAACCTTCCTGCTCGGCCGGGCCTGCACCACCGTCCGCCCGGAGACGGAGTGGGTGGAGACCCTGGAGGGCGGCTGGAACGTCCTCGTACCGGACCCGCACCGGCTTCCCGCCGCCGAGTGGTCGGCACTGGCCACCCGCCCCGCCCCCCAGGCACCCCGCGGTACCCCGTACGGAGAGGGAACGGCCGCCGTACGGGTCGTGGAGCTGCTGGAGCAAGGGCTGCGCGGCTGA
- a CDS encoding glycosyltransferase family 2 protein, with the protein MTAPDVTVVVAVYNTMPYLTECLNSLVEQSIGVDRLEVVAVDDGSTDGSGEELDRFAARYPDTVKVIHQENSGGPAAPSNRALEAATGRYVYFIGSDDHLGTEALERMVALADERGSDVVVGKMVGTNGRYVHQKLYESGNPDISLYDSALPYTLANTKLFRRSLVEEHHLRFPEDLPVGSDQPFTVEACVRARKISVLGDYTCYYAVKRGDASNITYRADHLARLRCTAKIMEHTAALIGAGPERDAVLKRHFEWELSKLLQKDFTLLPFETRRQVCEGVAELLDAYFTDGLRRITGVKRRVRFGLALAGAVGELTRAITQESENGAPPFLLEDGRAFALYPGFRDDAVGLPDHFYEVLAEGVTGRLAKYTRLESAEWEQEDEELVLVLGLRVGLVGDTSSAVVALVNGAMPASADKPGARRLPGGAGRPGPAGELAREPSGDGRSTLLTARIPIRPADARRGARLYVDVAGSTYEIPVRADGLAMPLARRWGRETPYRASANVNSKGRVVITTAPLWRTNPSAGAKLLQKLTRSKRK; encoded by the coding sequence TTGACCGCACCCGACGTCACCGTCGTCGTGGCGGTGTACAACACGATGCCGTACCTCACCGAGTGCCTGAACTCACTGGTGGAGCAGAGCATCGGCGTGGACCGGCTCGAAGTGGTCGCCGTGGACGACGGGTCGACCGACGGGAGCGGCGAGGAGCTGGACCGGTTCGCGGCCCGGTATCCGGACACCGTCAAGGTCATCCACCAGGAGAACTCGGGCGGCCCGGCGGCACCGAGCAACCGCGCCCTGGAAGCGGCCACGGGCCGGTACGTGTACTTCATCGGTTCGGACGACCATCTGGGCACCGAGGCGCTGGAGCGCATGGTGGCGCTCGCGGACGAACGCGGGTCCGACGTGGTCGTCGGCAAGATGGTGGGGACCAACGGCCGTTACGTCCACCAGAAGCTGTACGAATCCGGAAACCCGGACATCAGCCTGTACGACTCCGCGCTCCCGTACACGCTGGCCAACACCAAGCTGTTCCGGCGGTCGCTGGTGGAGGAGCACCACCTGCGTTTCCCCGAGGACCTGCCGGTCGGCAGCGACCAGCCGTTCACCGTCGAGGCCTGCGTCCGGGCCCGCAAGATCTCGGTGCTGGGTGACTACACCTGCTACTACGCGGTCAAGCGCGGTGACGCGAGCAACATCACCTACCGGGCGGACCACCTCGCCCGGCTGCGCTGCACGGCGAAGATCATGGAGCACACCGCCGCACTCATCGGGGCGGGCCCGGAGCGCGACGCCGTCCTCAAGCGGCACTTCGAGTGGGAACTCTCCAAACTGCTGCAGAAGGACTTCACCCTTCTCCCCTTCGAGACCCGCCGCCAGGTGTGCGAGGGCGTCGCGGAACTCCTGGACGCGTACTTCACGGACGGGCTCCGCCGCATCACCGGCGTCAAGCGGCGGGTGCGCTTCGGGCTGGCCCTCGCCGGCGCCGTCGGCGAACTCACCCGCGCCATCACGCAGGAGTCCGAGAACGGCGCCCCGCCCTTCCTCCTGGAGGACGGGCGGGCCTTCGCGCTCTACCCGGGGTTCAGGGACGACGCCGTCGGGCTTCCCGACCACTTCTACGAGGTGCTGGCCGAAGGCGTGACGGGCCGGCTGGCGAAGTACACCCGGCTGGAGTCGGCCGAGTGGGAGCAGGAGGACGAGGAACTCGTCCTCGTCCTCGGCCTGCGGGTCGGTCTGGTGGGTGATACCTCCTCGGCCGTGGTCGCGCTCGTGAACGGCGCGATGCCCGCGTCGGCGGACAAGCCCGGGGCCCGCCGGCTGCCTGGGGGCGCCGGCCGCCCCGGCCCCGCCGGGGAGCTGGCCCGTGAACCGTCCGGCGACGGCAGGTCCACCCTCCTGACCGCCCGTATCCCGATCCGGCCGGCCGACGCCAGGCGCGGGGCCCGGCTCTACGTCGACGTCGCGGGCTCGACGTACGAGATCCCGGTGCGGGCCGACGGGCTGGCGATGCCGCTGGCCAGGCGCTGGGGCCGGGAGACCCCGTACCGGGCGTCCGCCAACGTCAATTCCAAGGGGCGCGTCGTCATCACCACGGCACCGCTGTGGCGGACGAACCCTTCTGCGGGCGCCAAGCTGCTCCAGAAGCTGACCAGGTCGAAGAGGAAGTAA
- a CDS encoding Gfo/Idh/MocA family protein, which yields MTAVLRAGLIGLGSMGRNHARILAGLDGVALVGVVDPMGDKNGFAQGAPVLGTVEELLALGIDYAVVACPTALHEPVGLQLAEAGVCALIEKPLADSVEGARRLVEAFETRGLVAGVGHIERCNPALRSLRTRLEAGELGDVYQVVTRRQGPFPHRIADVGVVKDLATHDIDLTGWVTGQSYTSIAAHTVSKSGRPHEDMVSAVGQLSDGTMVNHLVNWLSPLKERFTSVTGARGCYIADTLTADLTFHSNAAVATEWEALRAFRGVSEGDMIRYAIPKREPLLVEHELFRDAVLGKPADICTLQQGLQTVEVAAAVLESASTGSAVRLGGRDSAPGGVAS from the coding sequence GTGACCGCCGTACTCAGGGCAGGTCTCATCGGCCTGGGCTCGATGGGGCGCAACCACGCCCGTATCCTCGCCGGTCTCGACGGGGTCGCCCTGGTCGGCGTCGTCGACCCGATGGGCGACAAGAACGGTTTCGCCCAGGGTGCCCCCGTCCTCGGCACCGTCGAGGAACTCCTCGCCCTGGGCATCGACTACGCGGTCGTGGCCTGCCCGACCGCCCTGCACGAGCCGGTCGGCCTCCAGCTCGCGGAGGCCGGGGTCTGCGCGCTGATCGAGAAGCCGCTGGCCGACAGCGTCGAGGGCGCCCGCCGTCTGGTCGAGGCCTTCGAGACGCGCGGCCTGGTCGCCGGCGTCGGCCACATCGAACGCTGCAACCCTGCCCTGCGCTCACTGCGCACCCGGCTGGAGGCCGGCGAACTCGGCGACGTCTACCAGGTGGTGACGCGCCGTCAGGGCCCCTTCCCGCACCGCATCGCCGACGTCGGCGTGGTCAAGGACCTGGCCACGCACGACATCGACCTGACGGGCTGGGTCACGGGGCAGTCGTACACCTCGATCGCGGCCCACACGGTGTCGAAGTCCGGCCGCCCGCACGAGGACATGGTCTCCGCGGTGGGCCAGCTCTCCGACGGCACGATGGTCAACCACCTGGTCAACTGGCTGAGCCCGCTCAAGGAGCGGTTCACCTCGGTCACCGGCGCCCGCGGCTGCTACATCGCCGACACGCTCACCGCCGACCTGACGTTCCACTCCAACGCCGCCGTGGCCACCGAGTGGGAGGCGCTGCGCGCGTTCCGCGGTGTCTCCGAGGGCGACATGATCCGCTACGCCATCCCCAAGCGCGAACCGCTGCTCGTCGAGCACGAACTGTTCCGCGACGCGGTGCTGGGGAAGCCGGCCGACATCTGCACCCTCCAGCAGGGACTGCAGACGGTCGAGGTGGCGGCGGCGGTGCTGGAGTCCGCGTCGACCGGCAGCGCCGTACGGCTCGGCGGGCGTGACAGCGCGCCCGGGGGCGTGGCCAGTTGA
- a CDS encoding DegT/DnrJ/EryC1/StrS family aminotransferase, with protein MTSINEQPIPAARPVIGEEEIEAAVRVLRSGRVVQGPEVAAFEEGFSGLVEGRHCVAVNSGTSALHLLLLALGIGPGDEVIVPSFSFAASANAVRLVGADVVFADIEPGSFGLDPAAVEAAVTPRTAAVMPVHLYGHPAAMDKIMPIARKHKLAVVEDACQAHAASLNGTPVGAFGEGGTFSFYPTKNMHALEGGMVTTADPELARTLRLLRNQGMEQRYANEIVGANMRMTDVAAAVGRVQLGKVGGWTEQRRANAAYLDAHITAPAVTTPPVAEGARHVYHQYTIRVRGDRDAAMAKLTEAGIGNAVYYPTPIHRLKPYWEPDQKAGRHWDLPETERAAAEVVSLPVHPSLTEGDLARIADAVNALGENL; from the coding sequence ATGACGAGCATCAACGAGCAGCCGATTCCTGCTGCGCGTCCGGTCATCGGTGAGGAAGAGATCGAGGCCGCCGTCCGCGTCCTGCGCAGCGGACGTGTGGTCCAGGGGCCCGAGGTCGCGGCGTTCGAGGAAGGTTTCTCCGGTCTGGTCGAGGGACGCCACTGCGTCGCCGTCAACTCCGGTACCTCCGCCCTGCACCTGCTGCTGCTCGCCCTCGGTATCGGTCCGGGCGACGAGGTGATCGTCCCCTCCTTCTCCTTCGCGGCCTCCGCGAACGCCGTCCGCCTGGTCGGAGCCGACGTCGTCTTCGCCGACATCGAGCCCGGCAGCTTCGGCCTGGACCCGGCCGCCGTCGAGGCCGCCGTCACCCCGCGCACCGCCGCGGTCATGCCGGTGCACCTCTACGGCCACCCGGCGGCGATGGACAAGATCATGCCCATCGCACGCAAGCACAAGCTGGCGGTCGTCGAGGACGCCTGCCAGGCGCACGCCGCGTCCCTGAACGGCACCCCGGTCGGCGCCTTCGGCGAAGGCGGAACGTTCAGCTTCTACCCGACCAAGAACATGCACGCCCTGGAGGGCGGCATGGTCACCACCGCCGACCCCGAACTCGCCCGGACCCTGCGCCTCCTGCGGAACCAGGGCATGGAGCAGCGGTACGCCAACGAGATCGTCGGCGCCAACATGCGCATGACGGACGTGGCCGCCGCCGTCGGCCGCGTACAGCTGGGCAAGGTCGGCGGCTGGACCGAGCAGCGCCGCGCCAACGCCGCGTACCTCGACGCGCACATCACCGCTCCGGCCGTCACCACCCCGCCGGTCGCCGAGGGCGCCCGGCACGTCTACCACCAGTACACGATCCGGGTGCGGGGCGACCGGGACGCCGCGATGGCGAAGCTCACCGAGGCGGGCATCGGCAACGCCGTCTACTACCCGACGCCGATCCACCGGCTCAAGCCCTACTGGGAGCCGGACCAGAAGGCCGGACGCCACTGGGACCTGCCCGAGACCGAGCGGGCGGCGGCCGAGGTCGTCTCCCTGCCCGTGCACCCCTCGCTCACCGAGGGCGACCTGGCCCGGATCGCCGACGCCGTGAACGCGCTGGGGGAGAACCTGTGA
- a CDS encoding nucleotide sugar dehydrogenase, whose protein sequence is MNICVVALGKIGLPLAVQFAAKGHKVIGADVNEKVVELVNAATEPFPGEHGLDAGLKETVGAGLLSATTDTTAAVAASDAVVVVVPLFVDAEGTPDFGWMDSATKDIAAGLRPGTLVSYETTLPVGTTRTRWAPMLAEGSGLTPGRDFHLVFSPERVLTGRVFADLRRYPKLVGGTDEDSTRRGVEFYEAVLDFDERADLPRPNGVWDLGTAEASELAKLAETTYRDVNIGLANQFARFADKNDIDVKKVIEACNSQPYSHIHQPGIAVGGHCIPIYPRMYLWNDPEATVVRSAREANAAMPEYSVDLLAAAYGDLDGVGVLVLGAAYRGGVKETAFSGVFGVVEALKARGAVPFVSDPMYTADELTAHGLVPHQGQTVTAAILQADHAEYRELAASDLPDVRVLVDGRRTTDPANWAGVRRVVIGG, encoded by the coding sequence ATGAACATCTGTGTAGTCGCGCTCGGCAAGATCGGCCTTCCGCTCGCCGTGCAGTTCGCCGCGAAGGGCCACAAGGTCATCGGGGCGGACGTCAACGAGAAGGTCGTGGAGCTCGTCAACGCGGCCACCGAACCGTTCCCCGGCGAGCACGGCCTGGACGCCGGGCTCAAGGAGACGGTGGGCGCGGGCCTGCTCTCCGCGACGACCGACACCACCGCCGCCGTCGCCGCGTCCGACGCCGTCGTGGTCGTCGTACCGCTGTTCGTGGACGCCGAGGGCACCCCGGACTTCGGCTGGATGGACTCGGCGACGAAGGACATCGCCGCCGGCCTCCGGCCCGGCACCCTCGTCAGCTACGAGACCACGCTGCCAGTGGGCACCACCCGCACCCGCTGGGCGCCGATGCTCGCCGAGGGCTCCGGCCTGACCCCGGGCCGTGACTTCCACCTCGTCTTCTCCCCGGAGCGCGTACTGACCGGCCGCGTCTTCGCCGACCTGCGCCGCTACCCCAAGCTGGTGGGCGGCACCGACGAGGACTCCACGCGGCGCGGTGTGGAGTTCTACGAGGCGGTCCTGGACTTCGACGAGCGTGCGGACCTGCCGCGCCCGAACGGCGTCTGGGACCTCGGCACGGCGGAGGCGTCCGAGCTGGCCAAGCTGGCGGAGACCACCTACCGCGACGTCAACATCGGCCTGGCCAACCAGTTCGCCCGGTTCGCCGACAAGAACGACATCGACGTCAAGAAGGTCATCGAGGCCTGCAACAGCCAGCCCTACAGCCACATCCACCAGCCGGGCATCGCCGTCGGCGGCCACTGCATCCCGATCTACCCCCGGATGTACCTGTGGAACGACCCGGAGGCGACCGTCGTGCGCTCGGCCCGTGAGGCCAACGCCGCGATGCCCGAGTACTCCGTCGACCTGCTGGCCGCCGCCTACGGCGACCTGGACGGGGTGGGCGTGCTGGTGCTGGGCGCCGCCTACCGCGGTGGAGTCAAGGAGACGGCGTTCTCCGGGGTCTTCGGCGTCGTCGAGGCGCTGAAGGCGCGGGGCGCGGTGCCGTTCGTCTCCGATCCCATGTACACGGCCGACGAGCTGACCGCCCACGGCCTCGTGCCGCACCAGGGCCAGACCGTCACCGCCGCGATCCTCCAGGCCGACCACGCCGAGTACCGCGAGCTGGCCGCCTCCGACCTCCCGGACGTACGCGTCCTGGTGGACGGCCGCCGCACGACGGACCCGGCGAACTGGGCGGGCGTACGGCGCGTCGTCATCGGCGGCTGA